The proteins below are encoded in one region of Epinephelus lanceolatus isolate andai-2023 chromosome 7, ASM4190304v1, whole genome shotgun sequence:
- the prps1b gene encoding ribose-phosphate pyrophosphokinase 1 isoform X2, whose protein sequence is MPNIKIFSGSSHPDLSQKIADRLGLELGKVVTKKFSNQETCVEIGESVRGEDVYIVQSGCGEINDNLMELLIMINACKIASASRVTAVIPCFPYARQDKKDKSRAPISAKLVANMLSVSGADHIITMDLHASQIQGFFDIPVDNLYAEPAVLKWIKENIPEWKNCTIVSPDAGGAKRVTSIADRLNVDFALIHKERKKANEVDRMVLVGDVTDRVAILVDDMADTCGTICHAADKLISAGATKVYAILTHGIFSGPAISRINNACFEAVVVTNTIPQEEKMKHCPKIQVIDISMILAEAIRRTHNGESVSYLFSHVPL, encoded by the exons ATGCCGAATATCAAAATATTCAGCGGTAGCTCACATCCGGACCTGTCTCAGAAAATAGCTGACCGCCTGGGTCTCGAGCTGGGGAAGGTTGTTACGAAGAAATTTAGCAACCAAGAAACATG TGTGGAGATAGGGGAGAGCGTACGTGGGGAAGATGTCTACATCGTGCAGAGTGGCTGTGGGGAGATCAATGACAATTTGATGGAGCTGCTGATCATGATCAACGCCTGCAAGATTGCCTCTGCCTCCAGGGTCACGGCTGTCATCCCCTGCTTCCCCTACGCCCGGCAGGACAAGAAGGACAAG AGCCGCGCTCCTATCTCTGCCAAGTTGGTGGCCAACATGTTGTCGGTGTCAGGCGCTGACCATATCATCACTATGGACTTGCATGCCTCTCAGATACAG GGTTTCTTTGATATCCCCGTCGATAACTTGTATGCAGAGCCAGCTGTGCTGAAATGGATCAAGGAGAACATCCCTGAGTGGAAAAACTGTACTATTGTCTCACCTGACGCAGGAGGAGCTAAGAG GGTCACTTCAATAGCAGACAGGTTGAATGTGGACTTTGCCCTTATTCACAAGGAGAGGAAAAAGGCAAACGAGGTGGACCGCATGGTTCTTGTCGGCGATGTGACGGATCGGGTCGCCATTCTAGTGGATGACATGGCTGACACATGCGGCACAATCTGTCATGCCGCTGACAA ACTCATTTCTGCAGGTGCCACCAAGGTGTACGCCATCCTAACCCATGGCATCTTCTCTGGCCCAGCCATCTCGCGCATCAACAATGCTTGCTTTGAAGCTGTGGTGGTCACCAATACAATCCCTCAGGAGGAGAAGATGAAGCATTGTCCCAAAATACAg GTTATTGACATCTCCATGATCCTCGCAGAGGCCATCCGTAGAACTCACAACGGCGAGTCTGTGTCATACCTGTTCAGCCACGTCCCCTTGTAA
- the tmsb1 gene encoding thymosin beta 1 — MCDKAAVKGVVDFDKGTLKKIETEEKNSLPDVETIKEEKRAIVEKCCKDQINQGVATFKEETLHKVDTKEKNTLPTVEVIQEEKKAIEEKACRDSLNQEVEKCSQKKLRKTSTQEKNIVPTQEVIEEEKKAIKEKACRDSLNQEVEHCSKDKLKKTCTKECNHVPTQAEIEQEKKAMKEGK; from the exons ATGTGCGACAAGGCAGCAGTCAAGGGGGTGGTGGACTTTGACAAGGGAACGCTGAAGAAGATTGAAACCGAAGAAAAAAACTCTCTTCCAGATGTTGAAA CAAttaaagaagagaagagagccATAGTGGAG AAATGTTGCAAGGATCAGATCAATCAAGGGGTGGCAACTTTTAAAGAGGAAACCCTACACAAGGTTGACACgaaggaaaaaaacactctTCCAACTGTTGAGG TAATACAAGAAGAGAAGAAAGCCATTGAAGAG AAAGCGTGCAGAGACTCACTCAATCAGGAGGTGGAGAAATGTTCCCAGAAAAAGCTAAGGAAGACTtccacacaagaaaaaaacatagttCCAACTCAGGAGG TCattgaagaagagaagaaggcCATCAAAGAG AAAGCGTGCAGAGACTCACTCAATCAGGAGGTGGAgcactgcagcaaggacaagCTCAAGAAGACTTGCACGAAAGAGTGTAACCATGTTCCAACTCAGGCGG AAATTGAACAAGAGAAGAAAGCCATGAAAGAGGGGAAGTAA
- the LOC117260688 gene encoding solute carrier family 25 member 53-like, whose translation MAGSPDHKQDEEGLRDTVVHFHSYLHGGTSSLLSTLPTLIVFPVYKIVFRQQIHNTPVHQAVGQLYKEGPVKLYRGVAPPLLMRTLNGTLLFGLQDTLLHQLSLSTQNVLSTSALPALAGFGAGMVEAVVFTPFERVQNVLQNGQNDRHLPTLKSVLVRLQAQTPALGFYRALLPITARNALGSSLYFGLKGPVCAVVEGQGLSPVVSSFISGTLTSMAISLTLYPLSVLVANMQAQVGGEAKGVMACWRMLWESRQRSVALLYRGGSLVILRSCITWGIATAIYDRQQKRSG comes from the coding sequence ATGGCAGGAAGTCCTGACCATAAACAAGATGAAGAGGGCCTCAGGGACACAGTGGTGCATTTTCACAGCTACTTGCATGGAGGGACCTCCAGCTTGCTATCCACCCTCCCCACCCTCATCGTCTTCCCTGTGTACAAAATTGTGTTCCGTCAACAAATCCACAACACCCCAGTCCACCAGGCAGTGGGACAACTCTATAAAGAGGGACCTGTAAAGCTGTACAGGGGTGTGGCACCACCATTACTGATGAGGACCCTCAATGGCACGCTGCTCTTTGGCCTTCAGGATACCCTCCTCCACCAGCTCTCCCTGTCGACCCAAAATGTCCTCTCCACCTCTGCCCTGCCTGCTCTGGCTGGGTTTGGTGCAGGTATGGTAGAAGCTGTGGTTTTCACCCCCTTCGAGCGCGTCCAGAATGTGTTGCAAAATGGCCAAAACGACCGCCATCTACCCACCCTGAAGAGCGTTCTTGTCAGGCTGCAGGCCCAGACCCCAGCCCTGGGCTTCTACAGAGCCCTGCTGCCCATCACAGCCCGCAATGCTCTCGGCAGCTCCCTTTATTTTGGCCTGAAGGGGCCGGTGTGTGCTGTCGTGGAGGGACAGGGCCTCTCTCCGGTGGTTTCCTCCTTCATCTCAGGGACGCTGACCTCCATGGCAATCAGCTTGACTCTTTACCCTCTGTCTGTGCTAGTGGCAAACATGCAGGcgcaggtgggaggggaggcGAAGGGGGTAATGGCTTGTTGGAGGATGCTGTGGGAATCTCGGCAGCGGAGTGTGGCTCTGTTGTACAGAGGAGGTTCTCTGGTTATTCTGAGATCATGCATTACATGGGGTATCGCCACAGCTATCTATGACAGGCAGCAGAAACGTTCAGGGTGA
- the prps1b gene encoding ribose-phosphate pyrophosphokinase 1 isoform X1, which translates to MPNIKIFSGSSHPDLSQKIADRLGLELGKVVTKKFSNQETCVEIGESVRGEDVYIVQSGCGEINDNLMELLIMINACKIASASRVTAVIPCFPYARQDKKDKVGSRAPISAKLVANMLSVSGADHIITMDLHASQIQGFFDIPVDNLYAEPAVLKWIKENIPEWKNCTIVSPDAGGAKRVTSIADRLNVDFALIHKERKKANEVDRMVLVGDVTDRVAILVDDMADTCGTICHAADKLISAGATKVYAILTHGIFSGPAISRINNACFEAVVVTNTIPQEEKMKHCPKIQVIDISMILAEAIRRTHNGESVSYLFSHVPL; encoded by the exons ATGCCGAATATCAAAATATTCAGCGGTAGCTCACATCCGGACCTGTCTCAGAAAATAGCTGACCGCCTGGGTCTCGAGCTGGGGAAGGTTGTTACGAAGAAATTTAGCAACCAAGAAACATG TGTGGAGATAGGGGAGAGCGTACGTGGGGAAGATGTCTACATCGTGCAGAGTGGCTGTGGGGAGATCAATGACAATTTGATGGAGCTGCTGATCATGATCAACGCCTGCAAGATTGCCTCTGCCTCCAGGGTCACGGCTGTCATCCCCTGCTTCCCCTACGCCCGGCAGGACAAGAAGGACAAGGTGGGG AGCCGCGCTCCTATCTCTGCCAAGTTGGTGGCCAACATGTTGTCGGTGTCAGGCGCTGACCATATCATCACTATGGACTTGCATGCCTCTCAGATACAG GGTTTCTTTGATATCCCCGTCGATAACTTGTATGCAGAGCCAGCTGTGCTGAAATGGATCAAGGAGAACATCCCTGAGTGGAAAAACTGTACTATTGTCTCACCTGACGCAGGAGGAGCTAAGAG GGTCACTTCAATAGCAGACAGGTTGAATGTGGACTTTGCCCTTATTCACAAGGAGAGGAAAAAGGCAAACGAGGTGGACCGCATGGTTCTTGTCGGCGATGTGACGGATCGGGTCGCCATTCTAGTGGATGACATGGCTGACACATGCGGCACAATCTGTCATGCCGCTGACAA ACTCATTTCTGCAGGTGCCACCAAGGTGTACGCCATCCTAACCCATGGCATCTTCTCTGGCCCAGCCATCTCGCGCATCAACAATGCTTGCTTTGAAGCTGTGGTGGTCACCAATACAATCCCTCAGGAGGAGAAGATGAAGCATTGTCCCAAAATACAg GTTATTGACATCTCCATGATCCTCGCAGAGGCCATCCGTAGAACTCACAACGGCGAGTCTGTGTCATACCTGTTCAGCCACGTCCCCTTGTAA